A genomic segment from Methanomicrobium sp. W14 encodes:
- a CDS encoding helix-turn-helix transcriptional regulator, whose product MNKKNTSFPADFLPEGVEQSLYGCGGIGGLTGRLPPDSETEALAAVYRALADSNRVKILFMLNVQPLCVCVIKTVLGIADSKLSYHLSILKKSGLISGEQKGTWIIYSLTEKGKKWLYSGINANAARKDRADGFF is encoded by the coding sequence ATGAATAAAAAAAATACTTCTTTTCCGGCCGATTTTCTTCCTGAAGGTGTTGAGCAGTCTTTGTACGGGTGTGGCGGAATCGGCGGCTTAACCGGTAGACTGCCACCTGATTCCGAAACTGAAGCACTGGCAGCGGTTTACCGTGCACTTGCGGACAGCAACAGGGTGAAGATTTTGTTTATGCTTAACGTCCAGCCGCTGTGCGTCTGTGTAATAAAGACTGTTCTTGGCATCGCAGATTCAAAGCTTTCGTATCACCTGTCGATTCTGAAGAAAAGCGGGCTTATATCAGGCGAGCAGAAAGGGACATGGATAATATACAGTCTTACGGAAAAAGGTAAAAAGTGGCTTTATTCGGGAATTAATGCGAATGCGGCAAGAAAGGACAGAGCGGACGGCTTTTTCTGA
- a CDS encoding peptidase domain-containing protein, with protein MNYYSRIIAISILALLFLTCTASAEIIQDKSGYIIRTGDDIIKSPGTMISMDSLASSLHSIKNGQTNYYNDYVSSGKNEITYELEWKDSENDLGLLIRTPYTSLGFYHDSSDGRIDGKIVIQIYKNSGLEKGLWSSKVKGFSVSGTEHYNWKVTIE; from the coding sequence ATGAATTATTATTCACGGATTATAGCAATTTCCATCCTGGCACTGCTTTTTCTGACATGCACAGCAAGTGCAGAGATAATCCAGGACAAGTCAGGGTACATCATAAGGACAGGTGACGACATTATCAAAAGTCCGGGCACAATGATTTCAATGGACAGCCTGGCATCTTCTTTGCACTCAATCAAAAACGGACAAACCAACTATTACAATGACTATGTCAGCTCCGGTAAAAATGAAATAACATATGAGCTGGAGTGGAAAGATTCCGAAAATGATTTAGGACTTTTAATTCGGACACCGTACACAAGTCTTGGGTTCTATCATGATTCATCAGACGGCAGAATAGACGGGAAAATAGTTATACAGATTTACAAGAATTCCGGGCTTGAAAAGGGTTTGTGGAGTAGTAAAGTAAAAGGTTTTTCAGTATCAGGAACAGAACATTACAACTGGAAAGTTACAATCGAATAA
- a CDS encoding serpin family protein, with protein sequence MIKKVMLIPVMGILVILCAIFAGCTSSQTPADNATGAGVTQTPGGTQNPVSAEDPVKAVLSANNNFAFSLYRTLSGENSVDTNLFFSPYSISSVFALVYEGAKGDTASQISSAFYFPENTATLREGYKEMNSALNSGNEGYDLSTANALWAEKTYPFLESYINTAEDYYSANTTNLDFVNRPEESRTEINDWTSGKTNGKITDLIPEGMIDSSTMLVITNAIYFKGEWVKQFDKNETTKSDFTTASGKTVSVDMMKRTDDGAIFGYNETDSLQVLDMPYSGDNGENLSMLVLLPKDGSLKTAEDVLSSGRLENITSSLKEQRVIVGFPKFKLETEYSLPQTLKKMGITDAFTSGADLSGMDGKKDLFISGVVHKAYVDVNEEGTEAAAATGATVSLTAVMNENPVPVFIADHPFIFVIQDDDTGNILFIGRLCNPE encoded by the coding sequence ATGATCAAAAAGGTTATGCTAATTCCTGTTATGGGAATTCTTGTTATCCTCTGTGCGATTTTCGCTGGGTGTACGTCTTCGCAGACACCTGCGGACAACGCTACCGGTGCAGGCGTTACGCAGACGCCCGGGGGAACGCAGAATCCTGTATCCGCGGAGGACCCGGTAAAAGCGGTTTTGAGTGCGAACAACAACTTTGCTTTCTCCCTTTACAGGACGCTTTCGGGTGAAAATTCAGTCGATACGAACCTTTTCTTTTCGCCGTATTCGATATCCTCAGTCTTCGCACTTGTCTATGAAGGCGCAAAAGGTGACACCGCCAGCCAGATCTCTTCCGCCTTTTACTTCCCCGAAAACACTGCCACTTTAAGAGAAGGCTACAAAGAGATGAACTCTGCACTTAATTCAGGAAATGAAGGGTATGATTTGAGCACGGCAAATGCCCTTTGGGCGGAAAAGACCTATCCTTTCCTTGAAAGCTATATAAATACTGCAGAAGATTACTATTCCGCGAACACTACAAACCTTGACTTCGTAAACCGGCCTGAAGAGTCCAGGACAGAGATAAACGACTGGACTTCCGGAAAAACGAACGGAAAAATTACCGATCTTATACCTGAAGGTATGATAGACTCGTCAACGATGCTTGTAATCACGAATGCGATATATTTCAAGGGTGAATGGGTAAAGCAGTTCGATAAAAACGAAACCACGAAATCCGACTTTACGACTGCATCCGGAAAGACCGTTTCCGTTGACATGATGAAGAGAACGGATGATGGTGCGATATTCGGCTATAACGAGACCGATTCGCTGCAGGTCCTGGACATGCCTTATTCAGGCGACAACGGTGAAAACCTTTCAATGCTTGTCCTTCTCCCGAAAGATGGTTCTCTTAAGACGGCCGAAGATGTCCTCAGTTCCGGCCGGCTTGAAAATATCACCTCGTCTCTTAAGGAGCAGCGGGTAATTGTCGGTTTCCCTAAGTTTAAGCTTGAAACTGAGTATTCTCTTCCACAGACTCTTAAAAAAATGGGTATTACCGATGCGTTCACTTCAGGTGCTGACCTCTCAGGAATGGACGGAAAAAAAGACCTCTTCATAAGCGGTGTCGTACACAAGGCCTATGTTGATGTGAACGAGGAGGGGACCGAGGCTGCTGCGGCAACAGGAGCCACGGTTTCACTGACTGCCGTCATGAACGAGAATCCTGTACCGGTATTTATTGCTGACCATCCGTTTATATTCGTGATACAGGACGACGACACAGGCAATATTCTCTTCATAGGAAGGTTATGTAACCCGGAATAA
- a CDS encoding winged helix-turn-helix transcriptional regulator, with amino-acid sequence MNFFPVKVKVLILIYLLCITILFSCHTCADDKIIQIRNGYIVTSAYNENLSGREVSDSKEVDLWNTSPQMILNTLISEKIPFFGDITITLLEIVIASGSILLLGYKSINRKNIFQNKARKEIFEIIKKNPGISFSEIVKALSITKTKAKYHMGVLVSYGAVRPFSENGHTGYFKNNDTYTISEMKMSLVQKNATDKQILEVLGSRPGITRKQLAEAMGIKGPSVSWHMKRLRDSGYIYSVKTGRNTRFYLNRSLPEPGYEEKLINCTEPLQTAAEEAGETK; translated from the coding sequence ATGAATTTTTTCCCGGTAAAAGTCAAAGTGCTTATCTTAATATACCTCTTGTGTATCACAATATTATTTTCCTGCCACACCTGTGCAGATGACAAAATAATACAGATAAGAAACGGATATATTGTAACATCGGCATATAATGAAAATCTTTCAGGAAGAGAGGTCAGCGACAGCAAAGAAGTAGACCTTTGGAATACATCGCCTCAGATGATTCTGAATACTTTAATATCTGAAAAAATTCCCTTTTTTGGCGATATAACCATTACTCTCTTAGAGATAGTTATAGCTTCAGGTTCAATATTACTTTTAGGATACAAAAGCATCAACAGAAAGAATATTTTTCAGAACAAGGCCCGCAAAGAGATTTTTGAGATTATAAAGAAAAATCCGGGCATTAGTTTTTCGGAAATCGTAAAGGCACTTTCTATCACCAAAACAAAGGCAAAATATCACATGGGAGTACTGGTCTCATACGGGGCTGTAAGACCGTTCTCCGAAAACGGTCATACAGGATATTTCAAAAACAACGACACATACACGATTTCCGAGATGAAAATGTCGCTTGTCCAAAAAAACGCAACAGACAAACAGATCCTTGAGGTTCTCGGGTCAAGACCGGGGATTACAAGAAAACAGCTTGCCGAAGCAATGGGCATAAAAGGGCCTTCCGTATCATGGCATATGAAAAGGCTCAGGGATTCAGGATACATTTATTCAGTAAAAACGGGAAGAAACACCAGATTTTATCTCAACAGGAGTCTCCCTGAACCAGGATATGAAGAAAAACTCATTAACTGCACTGAACCGTTGCAGACAGCAGCAGAAGAAGCAGGAGAAACAAAATGA
- a CDS encoding serpin family protein, which translates to MGILVILCVIFAGCTSSQTPADNATGAGVTQTPGETQNPVSADEPVKAVLSANNNFALSLYRTLSGENSVDTNLFFSPYSISSVFALVYEGAKGDTASQISSAFYFPENTATLREGYKEMNSALNSGNEGYDLSTANALWAEKTYPFLESYINTAEDYYSANTTNLDFVNRPEESRTEINDWTSGKTNGKITDLIPEGMIDPSTMLVITNAIYFKGEWVKQFDKNETLKSDFTTASGKTVSVDMMKRTDENAIFGYNETDSLQVLKMPYSGENGKNLSMLVLLPKNNSLGAAEDVLNSGSLENIAGLIEEQQVKVFFPKFKLETEYSLPQTLKKMGITDAFTSGADLSGMDGSKYLFVSDAVHKAYIDVNEEGTEAAAATAAVVNEKFVENTVPVFDADHPFIFVIQDDETGSILFIGRLCNPE; encoded by the coding sequence ATGGGAATTCTTGTTATCCTCTGTGTGATTTTTGCGGGGTGTACGTCTTCGCAGACACCTGCGGACAACGCTACCGGTGCAGGCGTTACACAGACGCCCGGGGAAACACAGAATCCTGTATCCGCTGATGAACCGGTAAAAGCGGTTTTGAGTGCGAACAATAATTTTGCTCTCTCTCTTTACAGGACGCTTTCGGGTGAGAATTCAGTCGATACGAACCTTTTCTTCTCGCCGTATTCGATATCCTCGGTCTTTGCCCTTGTCTATGAAGGCGCAAAAGGTGATACCGCCAGCCAGATCTCTTCCGCCTTTTACTTCCCCGAAAACACTGCCACTTTAAGAGAAGGCTACAAAGAGATGAACTCTGCACTTAATTCAGGAAATGAAGGGTATGATTTGAGCACGGCAAATGCTCTTTGGGCGGAAAAGACCTATCCTTTCCTTGAAAGCTACATAAATACTGCAGAAGATTACTATTCCGCGAACACTACAAACCTTGACTTCGTAAACCGGCCTGAAGAGTCCAGGACAGAGATAAACGACTGGACTTCCGGAAAAACGAACGGAAAAATTACCGATCTTATACCTGAAGGTATGATAGACCCGTCAACGATGCTTGTAATCACGAATGCGATATATTTCAAGGGTGAATGGGTAAAACAGTTCGACAAAAACGAAACCTTGAAATCAGACTTTACGACTGCATCCGGAAAGACCGTTTCCGTTGACATGATGAAAAGAACTGATGAAAATGCGATATTCGGCTATAACGAGACTGATTCATTGCAGGTCCTGAAGATGCCTTATTCGGGAGAAAACGGCAAAAACCTTTCAATGCTTGTCCTTTTACCGAAGAATAATTCACTCGGGGCAGCTGAGGATGTACTTAATTCAGGTTCACTGGAAAATATCGCAGGCTTGATTGAAGAACAGCAGGTAAAGGTATTTTTCCCCAAATTTAAGCTTGAAACTGAGTATTCTCTTCCACAGACTCTTAAAAAAATGGGTATTACCGATGCGTTCACTTCAGGTGCGGACCTGTCGGGTATGGACGGCAGTAAATACCTTTTTGTAAGTGATGCTGTCCACAAGGCGTATATTGACGTAAACGAGGAAGGGACAGAGGCTGCTGCGGCAACTGCCGCAGTAGTTAACGAAAAATTTGTTGAGAATACTGTACCTGTCTTTGATGCAGACCACCCGTTTATATTCGTGATACAGGACGATGAGACCGGCAGTATTCTCTTCATTGGAAGGCTTTGTAATCCTGAATAA
- a CDS encoding NEW3 domain-containing protein produces the protein MKRIFTKKFIICGILAALVLVSGIICPVAGSSDDSSSTGSTSDIQISCRYPGQIVDAGENVTFSLTIKNNGGNSNSRRLRVDSFRGEENWKFKFMTGDQQIDRLSLPEGESETVNLEVKTAGDTPVDTYQIRVSMDDGSIWLYVIIDKTHAGENGVLKLEVVNEQGEDIKGAKVSAICNENTAFDTQVFSTSDGQVRTELDQGTYSLLVEKNGYLNRTIDDVNIQSGYTEDLEKVMLERKNYGLDIDVKTPVVTSPIGDKPLYEIKLMNVGKSDDTFTLSYSDMPDGWYARYKESSDANSEVSEVFIKAGDEKTVYMEVIPPYSVTKGSYEFNSDIISSDKTEYKTDLKATIKGSADLEVFSEKYLYEITKGDTVNIPIKILNNGNGVALTNVITNVTTPEGWKVTISPETIPAIEPGSKDTVTLKVVPPSNIAASEYKITVKITSDQNEVSDSIRVTVKENSMIGVFGIIMILIVAGGVYYMYRKYERR, from the coding sequence ATGAAACGAATATTCACTAAAAAATTTATTATCTGCGGTATTCTTGCCGCACTTGTACTGGTAAGCGGAATAATCTGTCCTGTCGCAGGGTCATCGGATGACAGCAGCAGCACAGGGTCTACATCAGACATCCAAATCTCGTGCAGGTACCCCGGACAAATAGTTGACGCCGGGGAAAACGTAACCTTCAGCCTTACAATAAAGAATAACGGCGGGAATTCTAATTCAAGGAGACTTCGCGTCGACTCATTCAGAGGTGAAGAGAACTGGAAATTCAAATTTATGACCGGCGATCAGCAGATAGACAGACTTTCGCTTCCTGAAGGGGAGTCAGAAACTGTAAACCTTGAAGTGAAGACCGCCGGAGACACCCCTGTAGACACATACCAGATAAGGGTCAGCATGGATGACGGGAGCATCTGGCTCTATGTAATAATAGACAAGACGCACGCAGGGGAAAATGGTGTCCTGAAACTGGAAGTGGTAAACGAACAGGGCGAAGATATCAAAGGAGCAAAAGTCTCTGCCATCTGCAATGAAAACACGGCATTTGATACACAGGTCTTTTCGACATCGGACGGGCAGGTAAGAACCGAACTTGACCAGGGGACATACAGCCTGCTTGTCGAAAAGAACGGTTACCTCAACAGAACAATTGATGACGTAAATATCCAGAGCGGATACACTGAAGACCTGGAAAAAGTTATGCTTGAAAGGAAGAACTACGGTCTTGACATCGACGTCAAGACTCCGGTTGTGACGTCACCGATTGGGGATAAGCCACTATACGAGATTAAACTGATGAACGTAGGAAAAAGCGACGACACATTCACTCTTTCTTACAGCGACATGCCCGACGGGTGGTACGCAAGGTACAAGGAAAGCTCTGATGCAAACAGTGAAGTCTCCGAAGTCTTCATAAAGGCAGGAGACGAAAAAACGGTATACATGGAGGTAATACCACCGTACTCGGTCACAAAAGGAAGCTACGAGTTCAACTCTGATATAATCTCATCTGACAAAACCGAATACAAAACTGACCTTAAAGCGACAATCAAGGGAAGCGCCGACCTTGAGGTATTCTCCGAAAAGTACCTGTATGAGATCACCAAAGGCGATACAGTCAATATACCGATAAAAATACTGAACAACGGCAACGGCGTTGCACTGACAAACGTAATAACCAATGTCACAACGCCCGAAGGCTGGAAAGTCACAATATCACCTGAAACTATTCCTGCAATAGAGCCCGGCAGTAAGGACACGGTAACTCTCAAGGTAGTCCCACCGTCAAACATCGCGGCATCGGAATACAAGATAACCGTAAAAATAACGTCTGACCAGAATGAAGTCTCGGACAGCATCAGGGTCACAGTCAAGGAGAACTCAATGATAGGAGTATTCGGGATAATTATGATTCTGATTGTTGCAGGGGGAGTATATTATATGTACAGGAAGTACGAAAGAAGATAA